From a region of the Flavobacterium sediminilitoris genome:
- the rpsD gene encoding 30S ribosomal protein S4, giving the protein MARYTGPKTKIARKFGEAIFGDDKAFEKRNYPPGQHGLAKKRGKKSEYAVQLMEKQKAKYTYGILERQFRNLFEKASAASGVTGEILLQLCEARLDNVVYRMGIAPSRRAARQIVSHRHITVNGELVNVPSYHLKAGDKVAVREKSKSLEAIERSLSNSSQVYEWITWNNDTKEGTFVSVPQRLQIPENIKEQLIVELYNK; this is encoded by the coding sequence ATGGCAAGATATACTGGTCCAAAAACTAAAATTGCTCGTAAATTTGGCGAAGCAATATTCGGAGATGATAAAGCCTTCGAAAAAAGAAATTACCCTCCAGGGCAACATGGTTTAGCAAAGAAAAGAGGTAAGAAATCTGAATATGCTGTTCAATTAATGGAAAAGCAAAAAGCTAAATATACTTATGGTATATTAGAGCGTCAATTCAGAAACTTATTTGAAAAAGCTTCTGCTGCTTCTGGTGTAACAGGTGAAATTTTACTTCAATTATGTGAGGCTCGTTTAGATAACGTTGTATATAGAATGGGTATCGCTCCTTCTCGTAGAGCTGCTCGTCAAATTGTATCTCACAGACATATTACTGTAAATGGTGAATTGGTAAATGTTCCTTCATACCATTTAAAAGCTGGAGATAAAGTAGCAGTTCGTGAAAAATCTAAATCTCTTGAAGCTATTGAAAGATCTTTATCTAACTCTTCTCAAGTATATGAGTGGATTACTTGGAATAATGATACAAAAGAAGGTACTTTTGTTTCTGTTCCTCAAAGACTTCAAATTCCAGAAAATATTAAAGAGCAACTAATCGTTGAGTTGTATAACAAATAA
- the rpsK gene encoding 30S ribosomal protein S11, giving the protein MAKATTKKRKVIVESTGEAHINATFNNIIISLTNKKGEVISWSSAGKMGFRGSKKNTPYAAQMAAEDCAKVALEAGLKKVKVYVKGPGNGRESAIRSIHNGGIEVSEIIDVTPIPHNGCRPPKRRRV; this is encoded by the coding sequence ATGGCTAAGGCAACAACAAAAAAACGTAAAGTTATCGTTGAATCTACAGGAGAAGCGCATATTAATGCTACATTTAATAACATCATTATTTCTTTGACTAACAAAAAAGGTGAAGTTATTTCTTGGTCTTCAGCTGGTAAAATGGGCTTCAGGGGTTCTAAAAAGAATACTCCATATGCAGCTCAAATGGCAGCAGAAGATTGTGCGAAAGTAGCACTTGAAGCTGGACTTAAAAAAGTTAAAGTTTACGTTAAAGGACCTGGAAATGGTAGAGAATCAGCTATTCGTTCAATTCACAATGGTGGTATTGAAGTTTCTGAAATTATCGACGTTACTCCAATTCCTCATAATGGATGTAGACCTCCAAAAAGAAGAAGAGTTTAA